The genome window tcggAATATTATTGTATCAACAATCTCTGGCAAGTTAGCTAAACAAGActtgcctttcacaaatctgtgctggctttccctaattaacccgcaGATGCCCAAGTGAGTAGTAATTTTGTCACAATTTATCTGGAGGTTTTCGGAAGCTTCTCCATCGCTGAGGTtaaactcactggtctgtagttactgggcttatctttacacacttacttgaacaagagtgtaacatttgcaattcttcagtcctctggcaccacccccaattcgaaagaagactgaaaaattatggctcgtgtctctatttccactctcacttccctcagtatccttggatgcattgcaTCCTATCCTGGAGCCTCATCAACTTGTAAGTACAGctcgcctatccaatacctcctccttctcAATTTGAAACACTTcaggtgtctgaattacctcctctttcaccagggcctgcacagcatcttcttccttagtaaagacagatgcaaagtattcatttaatacttcaacctttcaccctgcctccatgcataaatccccttttaggtccctaatcggccccactactCCTTTTACTTTTAATATGCCGATTAAAGACTTGTGGATTCCCCTTTATACCAGATTCCAGTCTGTTTTCatattctctttgcttctcttatttaccttttcacttctcctctaaaccttctataTTCCACCTGGTTGTTGGTTCCATCTTCTatgtgacatctgtcataagcacactttttcttaatctctgtctctttcggcatccagggagctctgcGTTTGTTTACCCAACCTTTCCCCTTTGCAGAAATATACCTTGGATGTGCCCGAACTATcttttctttaaaggcagcccattgttcagttcccattttgcctgccaacctttgattccaatttatttggatcagatccattcttaacccattgaagttggctttcccccagttcattattcttactctggttTGTTCTTTTGTCCTTATCCACagccaatctaaaccttatgatacaatgattactgtCGCCTAAATGTTCTCCGACACTTGATCCACTAGGCGCACCTCATCCCCACGAACTAGTGCCACTTTTTTGAGTAGACGAGAAACATACTGTAGAACATTCTGCTGAAAACACTCtcagaactcttgcccctctctgccctttatgctATTACTATCCCAGACTATATTTGGAGAATTAAAGCCCCTCATTATAACCACTCTGTAATTCTTGCTCCTCTCTGTAATTcccttgaaaatttgttcctctaaATCTTTCCCTCCAGTTGAAGGTCTATTGAAAACATCCAGCAATATAATTGCAccgttttttgttcctcagctgtcGCCAAATAGGTTTTGTTCTTGACCCCTCAGAGATATCCTCTCCCTCCagtactgtaatgttctccttcagCAAAAccgccacccctccctctctccttcatttcccatctttcctgaacaccttgtatccaggaatatttagtgcacagtcctgcccttcttagagccaggtctccgttatcgccacaacatcatacttccatgTGGCTCTCTGTGTCtccgctcaccaaccttatttaccacattccATTCATTCACATACTTGCACAGTAAACCTAAATTAGACTTTATTACTTGTTCTCTTACTCTGCCCCccaatactttactatttcctactctagtacaATCTGTCTGTCCCAATTCTTTGTGTTCCTCTCTTGTACTATCTCCTGGTTCCTATGCCATTGCCAAGTTAGTTTCAAACCTCCCCAATAGCACGAGCAAAttgccctgcaaggaaatttgtcccagctctgttcaggtgcaacctgtccgaccTGTATGGGTCCCATGTCCTCCAGGAATGGTCACAATTtggcaggaatctaaagccctctctcctgtaccaccttttcagccacgcattcatctgctcgatcctcctatttctatactcatttgtACATGGTATGGGGAgtcatctggagattactacttttgaggtcctgtttgctaatttcttgcctagctccctaaattttgactgcaggaccatatccctcttCCTTTGCAAGTGGCAGCTACCAATGTGGTCCACAACCACTATTCatcctcccccctcagggtgctctgcagctgttcagtgacatccttgaccctggcaccagggaggcaacacaccatcctggactcACATTTGAGGCTGCAGAAACACCTATTTCGCAAACTTTCGAATCACCTCTCACTCTGTGGCTAGCAACATGACCAGCATAGACAAATGAAATATCTTTCAACTTTTCACTACTCTATTAATAGAGTAGATATTAATTCTATTGTTCTTGCCTTTTCCTCCGAACCTAAGACTGTATGTCATGTTACAAACAGAATTTTGAGATTCTCACTTCCCTGTCAGTATAACTAGCTTTCCTTTTAAATATTAGCTCCTTTTTTTTTTGAGGATATCAGTCCATGGCTTGCACACTTGCTTTAGGATTTATGTTTTTTAAGCACATCTGTTCAAAATTTGTACTTGGTGTCTTTGGGCATCAGAAATTGGCACACGTGTTTTGGGCCTTGGAAGTAAGGTCACCTGCACACTTTCAGAAAACTTATTTGTCATTTACTCAGCTAACACGTAAATGAGGGAGTAAAAGGCCAAACTTGCTGACACACACACAGCATTTAAAACTAGGTTCCCAGCAACACACACATATCTCAAGCTGATGCTAACAAATCTGTGTATTCCAATTCAATGAGAATTGGAACTAGACAATCctgcagccttccacttcctcatccaagtcatttataaaaatcacaaagagcagaggtcccagaacagatccttgtggaacaccactggtcaccgagctccatgctgaatactttccatctactaccaccctctgacttctatgggccagccaattttctatccagacagccaactttccctgaatcccacgcgtccttactttctgaatgagcctaccatggggaaccttatcaaacgccattCAGTGAGACCTTTGATTAACAGGAATCCATGATTGATGTTTGCGGAGgagcgttccaaacttctaccacgcaGTGGGTGTTGAAATGTTTCCgactttcactcctgaaaggcctgcttttTCATCAGATCATGCCCCCAAGTCGTAGACTCCGCAACCAGTGGGAATAATTTTATGTCtaccctatttgttccccttaCTATCTTAAAAATTTCAATCCAAATCACCTTCTAAATTGACAGAATACACCCGTCAATCTCTTCTCGTAATTTAATCAACGGAATCCAGATGCAGCTGTTCGGCAGGTGGGTGTCATTGGCCCTGGGAGAATTATCCCTCAGATTTACCTCTCCCTCCAAGTCAATGTCTCACTTTCAATTGAAACCTTTCTAAGACAGCTGGGCAGAGATCTGGAACACAGGAAATGAGAGGATCCAGTGCTGCACCATTCACAGCACTTCCAGTCAGTAGCTACCTCCAGACAGACAGATTTCCGGCACACGACAGTGAATTTATGGAACACTGTTTCAGCTAAACGCAGCACCTCATTGTGGTCATACTATTGACTGCCAAATGCAGTGGCAGCAACAGTAATCTGCTGTGCTTCAGGAAGGCGGCTATCTGCTTTGCCCTTGTGCAGAAAGGATAAAGGACAATGGGAAAGACCTTCTATGAGTCCAGTCACTTTCATCATATACATGGTATACTGACATGATTTAGTACTGCACCAACAGTGACAGGGAAATCACTGTTACTTCGCACTTCAGTGTCAAGCACACAAACATTGTTGTAAGAAAGTAATACTTTTATCTCAGAGCCCACAGACACAAGTCACCCATCTCTTTCTGAAAATTGAACACAAGAAAACATCCTGCTCAGGTTTGGAAGTGGAGGTGTGCGTATTCGCGTATCCTTCTTTACGTACAGTGTGGCCAACTTTTAACGTGTCACTGGCATCATGGTTGAGTTCTGTCCAATTCAACAAAGCAGGGAGTGAACCAGCGCGCTCTGCATTCAGCTTCTGAACTGTGAAGGGAGTGTTTATTTTGCAGCAGCACTATGTACATTTGGACTCTAATCATGAAGATATCAACCTGCTGAAAGTTTCATATTTCTCTCCAACTCATATCGATTTAGTACAGGAAGCAGAACTGCAACAAATATTACTGGAGGAATTTTGATCTGATAAAAGTACATGGAACACTTGCAGAATGGAGCTCAGGAGAGATATCTCAAGTAGTTCATGTAATGAATCATTTTGAATTATTTGGTTAACACAATTATTTTTGGTTTTGTGGCAGCATTCCCAATTGAGTCAGAAGGTACCGAAGTCGAAACCCATTCCAGACGGTCCCAGCGACCAAAGACTGGCTCTAAATTCTGGGATGATGTTCAATGAAATGCTGAAGTCCGGTGGGTTTGTGTGGCCCAATCTCATCCGTAAAACCCTCCCACCATTACAGGACTAGCCATCCTATTGGCTGGACTAAAGACGGCTCTGAAAGAAGCATTGACATCACTCAGACTGTGGATCCTTCCACTACTTCACACTATTCTCTCCTAGGAAAGGATATGATTATACAGAAAACAAACATAAACCCTGGCATGACTTTGAAAATGGACCAGATTTGGTCAGATCACTCCCACACTTCAAAGCTCATCTCAGAGACATCAACAAAGGTCAGGAAGAGACATTCACTGGACAGCAAAGTGTTTGTCAGCTCATTATGTCAAGGAAGAAAGCCAGTTTTACCTCCAATCCACACCCGATTTGGCCAAATTAGTGTGTTGCTTTCTTCATGTGTACAATGGGTTGGAGTTTTACACTAGAAATGCACTTGACTGGCAAACTGTGATGTGAGAGACATATTGGGAAAGTTGTGAATAGTTTGAGGCAAGACAAGAACTTCAGATGACTTTAATTTCACTTTATTTTGTtggttttatctctctctctctttctctcccttccctTCCACCAAGAATTACATCTCCAAAAGGTTAACCTTTCGGCTTGATTACCAAAGGCTTACAAATTTGAAACCAGATTAAACAGATCAAGAACCCGAGAGATGCCCCCTCTTTACAATGCCCATCACCGACTTGAACAGTAGATGCTCTACCACGCACAACACGTGGCACTTACACTTTTCACAGCATTTGCAGAACGTGTCATTGTCTGTAGCAGGAGAGAAGTGGATGGATTCCGTCAATGGCAGGAAATGTTTGCATATTTATTATGTTTTTTTAAGCAGAGCTGGTGGCTTGGAGAAGACACATGGGCTTAACGATAAGCCCAGCTGGCGAGGTCCCAGAGCCAAAGTTCCTCACTCTGGAGGAAATCAGGTGGTGTGCCTTAAATGTCCATCTCAAATTGGGCATCATCTCCTGTTAAGGCAAAACAAAAAGGTCTTCAGTGACGTTCAAGCAACCAACAGATGATGGTGGTTTCCCTGGCCCCCCACTCCCTCCATTCCCACACCTCCCCCACATCATCTATTCAGGAGAGGCTCACTTATGCCAGGGTAATACTTCCACAAGCTTCCAACACTTTTACAATTTTGTGTTCTTCACATGTTAGCCGCAAGGATAAATCTGGCAGCCCATTCGACTGGGAATAAGGCTCAACAAGCAGTCAGATCCTGCATGCACACACTTTAGTGCACGATAATGATGATTGTGAGCCTCAATGATTATCCACCACCCAGCCCCACCAAAGCCACCCCTCAttaacccagcaacaatgaagcgaAATGTGGTGTCCCAATGGTTTCTTGGATAGGATCAGCCCATTCAGCACAAGCAGAGAATCCAGCCTGGGACCTATTAGCTCATTTGGCTCTGTATTACACTGGCTGGTCCCAAGACTCACTCAGCCAGTGGATGAGTTTGAGTGAGAGCTTCAAAATACAGAGTACATTTTCAACGGCAGGCAATTTTTTCAATATATTCTGTCCATATAAGTGTACAGGATTAATTCCAAACTGTGATAAAATCTTGTGTTAGGACATACCAATTAATGCCCTGGGTCTAAAAACAGAGTACAAAACAGATTTCTATCCAGGATCTTTGTCCCACCCCCTACAAATACACACAATTCCCAACCTCAGTCATGCTGAAGGTGTTGGGAGGCAGCTGCTTCCATCCAAGGTCTTCGAGACTGAATCATCCATTGATGACGAACATGCATCTCTCAGCAGTCCGTTTCACATCAGCACAGGCAGTGATTTAGAGGCAACACAGCTGACAACCATCTTGATTGTAAACAGATTGAGAATAGGTACGCAATGAGCTTGAACAAGTTCAAACTGCTCatataatcaaagcaaaatactgcggatgctggaaatatgaaataaaaacaagaaatgctggaaatactcagcgggtctggcagcatctgtggagagagaagcagagttaatgtttcaggtcaggtcaggtcagttctgaagaagtgtcactgacctgaaacgttaactctgcttctctctccacagatgctgccagacccactgagtatttccagcatttcttgtttttatttcagattgcttaTGCCAACAGCGATAGAGCTGATGACACCAGCCGTTCACCCTTGTGTTACACAACTCAAAGTGGTGTATTGCTTCTCAATCTACAACGGTAGTGCTGAGTTAAGTGGATAACACAAACTATCCCCTTTACACCCGAGTGTGCCCGTCCCTTAAAACCTTCCGACACTCTGGCTCCCTTTACTTACCACCAGCTGCCTTCTCATTATGGCTATTCACATGGTTCGCTGCCGGCTTCACCTTCTCTGTTGTATTTGGACTTGTGACACCCGGAATGTTTGGAAGGTCACGCGGAGGAGTCCTGGCAACAGGGGAATTGCGGCATTCCATGAGGAATTTGCGGTCATAAATAATGCGGGTGCCTGCAACAACGAAACAATGCACTAGTCAGGTCAACAGGGAGAGAGTGTTGTTCTTTACACCTGTGCAAGTGTTACAGACTTTGGTCATGTTTGGCCAGGCTGTGTTGGGAAGACAGTGGCTGTTTTAATTCTTTTCTGTCCACTGGAAACCGGAGTGCTGCAGGCTGGATCCCTGGCCTGTGCTGTCATCACTGGGAAGGCAGTGGCTGAATTCCCTGTCGACACTGCCTTAGTTAATTTGCTGCTTTCTTTCTGGCTTCCACTGCCAAGCCTTTCAATTTTGGCTAACATCTTGGTTCAACAAGCAACTGTCATGGGAACCTTATCCTAGATTACCCGACCATTTTTAGCAAAACAACACACAAAGGAGAACCAAGAGCACGTCAGCTATCTGAAAGACAAGCCTGGTCAATTCAGCCCTTCCAACTGACTTTGGTATCCTGTTTCCAACCAAGTCACAGGAATTGAGCTGGTAGTTTCGTTTTGCAGCTTTTCACAAAGACGGACATGCTTTGTCTCACACACATCTGCTTCCTTTCCCAGCCTTAATCAGTGTTGCTAGCTGCAGACAaagagccttttaaaaaaatttattcaggagaggtgggcgtcactggcaaggccagcatttattccgttccaggattttggcgcagcaatgaaggaatggtgatatagttccaagtcaggatggtgtgcggcttggaggggaacttgcaggtggcagtgttcccatgtacctgatacccttgtccttttaggtggtgcaggtcacaggtttggaaggtgttgttgaaggagccttgccgggttgctgcagtgcatcttatggatggtacacactgcagtccgGTGCACTCGTGATGGAGGGAGTCAAGGTTTaagggctggggtgccaatcaacaggctgctttgccctggagtttccagaatgttgttggagctgcactcatccagttaagtggagagtactccgtcacactcctgacttgtgccttgtagatggtggacacgcattggggagtcaggaggtgagttactcactgcagaactcccagcctcaaTCTGCTCTTGCAGGCACAATATTTAATGTGGCAATcctgttaattttctggtcaatggtggccaccAGCATGTTGCTGATGGGGGATTAGACAACAGTaaaggaggtggttagactctcccgttagatggtcattgcttggcacctgtgtggcaccaaTGATACTTGCCATTTCGTAGCCCgagcctcaatgttgtccaggtctgaaTGCATGTAGGCACTTTCGTCCTCAAGTTTTTTTACCAACATGTgcatgacctctctctctctcacacaacccaTCTGCTTCCTTCCAAGCCTTAATCTATGTTACCAGCTGCAGACACAAACTGTATTAGCTCCTGGCTATACTCTCAGTAAAATGTGAAAAGTAATATTCTGCCTATGGTAATGTTACATGATCAAGTCTTTTTTGCAGCATCACAATTTCTATGGTCTGACCTTATGGAGCCCACTTGTGGATACTGAAAACTGGAAGTGAACTCAAGTATGAGTTTAAATTTAGACTTCGACGCAAGATTCAGAAATACTTTCAGCTGCAGGACCGAAGAGAACTCTGATGCTCAACAaatgttcagtgaagtgtgcatggAGGTGACTGCACACGATACATTTTTCTGTGAAAATTATAGCAGAGGATCAGGAAGCGGGACAGTGAGTATCTGTTCACTGCAGGCCTCAATACTGTCCCGAAGTTGGCTTTGCCAGATTTCTCCCATCTCCTGCATGCAGCAACTTATGCTGGGGTACGGTTCCTGTGTTTTACATGGGGGCCGATAGCGCGCAGAATGGGAGGGGGCAGGGATGCAAAATGGAACATCTCAACCAATCCAATCATCGGAACGTTTTTGGAGCATCAGTTAGGATGCAGACCATTGACTGACTGTCAACACGGAAGACAGGGAACTTCAATGCCAGGGAGTGAAGTGGGATCAGACAACCCACTTGCAGCGCCTTTGTCCACAGTCCCTGATGAGGTATGTTTTCCCGACAATAATGCAGTGAGCCAAGAGCTACTGGAAAACTGGGCACCCATTCAAGCCCCTGTTGAACCAACAAACATGAACTCAAGGTTACCAGAAACATTATCCACTTACAGATAATATACAAAGACATAACGTGACCACATCTGGCCATGCAGAAATATTCCTCCCAACAAGGAGACTGACATCCTAAATGAAGTACACAGATTCCAAAAGGCTTCACGGTGAATTTAGCAGAGATTCACCATTTTTCATGTTGTCAGTGCTGCATAACTGGAGCTCCTGAT of Heterodontus francisci isolate sHetFra1 chromosome 47, sHetFra1.hap1, whole genome shotgun sequence contains these proteins:
- the LOC137357192 gene encoding eukaryotic translation initiation factor 4E-binding protein 2-like, producing the protein MSVPAHKTESRTIPTRRVIVSDSGQLPHDYSTTPGGTLFSTTPGGTRIIYDRKFLMECRNSPVARTPPRDLPNIPGVTSPNTTEKVKPAANHVNSHNEKAAGGDDAQFEMDI